The sequence ATCCCGGCCGATCTCCCGGGACTGCAGTCCCGGCGGAATGTCGGGTCCCTCGACGAAACCGAGGTCGGCTTCACCGGACAACACGCGCGCCGTCACCTCGGACGAGTTGAGCAGGCGCACCGATGTGACCACGTTGGGGAATTTGCGCCGCATCGCGACCGTCCAGCCCGGAACGAGGTACTCGGCGATGGTCATGCTGGCCGCCACCGTGAGCCCGGCCTGCCTCTCCCCCCGCAGTGCCGCGACTCCGGACGCGAGCTCCTCCGCGGTCGCCAGGATGTGACTGGCCCATTCGAGAATGAGAGCGCCCTCGGCCGTGGGCCGCACTCCGCTGGCGCCGCGGCTGAACACCTTGATGCCGAACAGACGCTCCGCCGTGCGGACCCGCGCACTGACCGCCTGCTGACTGAGTCCGTGTTCGCGGCCCGCCGCACCCATGCTCCCGAGACGCTCGACCGACAGCAGTACATCGAGGGCATTGAGTTCGGGGACTCGGGGAGAGAGCGGCACATCCCAAGGCTAGTCCCACAAACTCGATTTGTGGGTACGCAACCGCAAGCCTTCTACCGGCGGCGACAGGTACTCGGCAGGCTGTGAGCATGACGCCGAATTGGTTCGCAGCAGTGATGGGAACCGGCATCGTTGCGGTGGTGGCCGCCTCGCTGCCGACCGAGATTCCCGGCGTACGCGGCGTGTCCGAGGTGTTCTGGCTGCTCGCCGCCGCGCTACTTCTCACATTGGCCACCGCTCTCGGGCGCCACTGGTTCCGGTGTCGCGACGAGGCCCTGGCCGACGCCCGCAGCCACACCATGTTCCCCTTCTACGGTGCCGTGTCGATGGCCATGTCGACGGTCGGCGCGGCCACCGGCTCGGCCGGTCACCACCGTCTCGGCGAACTGTCGGTGACCGTGGCGGCGGCGCTGTGGTCGATCGGGACGATCGTCGGCGTCGTCACCTACGCGGTGATGGCCGGCCGACTGCTGCAGCCGTACCGGGTGACGCCCACGCCGTCGTGGTTGCTGCCGGTTGTACCCCCGATGGTGTCCGCCTCGGGCGGCGCCGCACTGGTCCGGCACCTCCCGGAAGGCGCGCCGCAGATCACATTGCTGGTGTTCTGCTACGCACTGTTCGCGCTGGCTCTCACGGCGGCAGTGGCGGTCACGGTCGTCGTCGGCCGGCAACTGTTGCGCGACGGCCTTCCGGGCACCGCCCTCGTCCCGACCTTGTGGATACCGCTGGGCGTGATCGGGCAGTCGGTCGCGGCGATCAACCTACTCGGCGCCGCGTCCGGGCACACCTGGCTCCACACGGTCGGCGTCGTCTACGGAACTACCGTGGGCACGGGCGGTGTTCTCGCCCTCGCAACCGTGATCACGGTGACGGCGCGGGCATTTCACCGAGGACTCGACTTCACGCCCGCCTGGTGGAGTTTCACGTTTCCCGTCGGCACCTGCGCTCTGGGCGCGAACGCACTGGGCAGCGCGATGCACTCGACGGTGATCGTGGGCGCGGCAACGATGCTGTGGTGTGCGCTGCTTCTGATCTGGAGCGTCGTGGTGTTCCGCACGCTGCGCTACCTGCATCGACTGCTGGTCGAGCGTGCGCTAACCGGTTTCGACAGGTCGTCCCGACTGCAGCCAGGCCGAGGTGCCACCGGCGACGGACACCGCGTTGATTCCTCGACCGTTCAGGTATTCAGCGGCCTGCAGGCTGCGCCCACCGACCGCACAGATCACGTACACCACATCGGCGTCGGGTATCTCCCCGACTCGGGAGACGAACTCGCTCAACGGGATGAGGGTCACGCCCGGCACCCTCACCTGCGCGTACTCGTCGGCTTCACGCACGTCGATGACGGGGGCGCCTGACGCCAACGCCTCGTCCAACGCCGACAGTTCGACTTCGATCATTCTGTGTTCGCCTCTTCTTTTTGCGGCGCCGTACCGGTCGTGGGCCGGCGCGGCGTGTTGTACATCCGGCGCAGACGGTACGCGCCGTAGACGACCAGTGCGATGACGGCCACGAAACCGAACCAGGGAATCAGCGCCCCGACGACCACCGCGCCACCCTTGATCGCCGACAGCAGAGCGTGCCACCCGGCGACGAGACCCTCCCAGAAGTTGTCGGGGCCCGAGCTCGGTCTTTCCGTGTCAGTGGTGGTGACGTCGATCGTGAGGGTGGCGAGTGCGATCTGATCGCTGAGTAACCGCTTCTGCGCGGTAAGGCTGTCCAGTTCACCCTGCCGCTCCGACAGTGCCCTCTCCGCTTCGATCAGATCGGCGGTGTTCGCGGCCGACGCGATGAGCCCCTGGAGCCGGGTGACCGACGCTGTCAACGCACCGATCCGGGCATCGAGATCCTGCGACTGCATCGTCACATCGCTCTTGGTGACGCTGACGCTGGTGACCTTGCCGAGTTCTCGCAGATCGTCCAGCGTGCGCGTGAGGTCGTCGGCGGGCACGCGGATGGTGAGGGAACTGCTGGCATCCTGATCTTCGGAGCCGGGCTGCTCGGTGAGCTGATCGACGCGACCACCCACCGCATCTACCTTGTCGACGATCTGTCTGCCCACCGCAACCGGGTCGTCGGCAGTGATCGACACCTGGCCGGTGATGATTTCCTGCCGTTCAGTGGGTGCCTGATCCTTCGCGGGCGCCTGCAGCGCACCCCCGGCTTCCAGCGACCTGCTGTCGCCGGGCACCGGCGCGGGCGCGGGCTGGGAAGAGTCGCTGTCGGATCCGCCACACCCCGCGAGCACCAGCGACATGAGGACGATGGCCGACAGAACGTATCTCTTCATGCCCGAATGCTAGCGGTGTGCCGACGGCCCGGTTGACGATCGACGACGACATGCGCCCGCACGCGATCACCAGGCGCGTTCAGCGGAAGTCACGGGACTTGGCCTTCATCCGCAAGTCCATCAACTGCAGGCGATCCGCCACCACCGTGACGGCACCCTCCGCATTTTGGACCTTGCCCCGCACCAGGAGCGCAGGTGCAGTGTTCGCGAGCTTGCGGTACTTCGCCCACAGGCCCACCGAACACACCACATTGACCATCCCGGTCTCGTCCTCGAGATTGATGAACGTGACACCGGCCGCAGTCGCCGGGCGTTGCCTGTGTGTCACGGCACCGCCCACCAGGACCCGATCGCCGTCGGGAATCTGCAGCAACCGGGCTGCCGGAATCACCCCGAGCGCATCGAGTTGCGGGCGAAGGAACTGGGTGGGATAGGTGTCCGGGGACACTCCGGTGGCCCACACATCCGCTGCCGCCAGTTCGAGATCACTCATTCCTGGCAGGGTCGGCGCCCGAGTGGACGCCCCTATTCCGGGAAGCCGGTCACGCCGCTCCCCTGCCGCGGCGCCCGCGGCCCACAACGCCTCCCGTCGGGTGATACCGAAACTGTCGAGGGCCCCTGCAGTGGCGAGCGACTCGGCCTGGGCAGTGTTCAGTTCCACCCTGCCCGTGAGATCGAGGAAGGAGGTGAACGGACCCCCGTCGTTCCGGGCTTCGACCATGCGCTCGGCCAGTGCGGTGCCGATGTGCCGCACCTCCCCGAGACCGAGCCGCACCTCCAGGCCCCCGGCCTCGACGGTGGCGTGCGCGAGGCTGGCGTTGATGTCGGCACCGTGCACCCGCACCCCGTGCCGTCGGGCGTCGGCCACCAGCGACTGCGGCGAGTAGAACCCCATCGGCTGTGCCCGCAGCAGACCTGCGCAGAATGCGGCCGGGTGATGCAGTTTGAACCACGACGAATAGAACACCAGCGCCGCAAAGCTCTGCGAGTGACTCTCGGGAAACCCGAAATTGGCGAAGGCATACAGCTTCTCATAGATCCGGTCGGCCACGTCGTTACCGATTCCGTGTACGTCCCGCATGCCCTGATAGAGCCGGTCCTTCAGCTGTTCCATCTTCTCCGCCGAGCGTTTGGACCCCATGGCCCGGCGAAGCTGGTCGGCCTCGGCCGGAGTGAACCCCGCGACATCGACCGCTACCTGCATCAGCTGCTCCTGAAACAACGGCACACCCAGGGTGCGTTCGAGTGCCTTCTCCAGCGACGGGTGGTCGTAGGTGACCGGTTCGAGCTTGTTGCGACGGCGGATGTAGGGATGCACCGAACCACCCTGGATGGGTCCGGGCCGGATGAGAGCGACCTCCACCACCAGGTCGTAGAAATTCCGCGGCTTCAGCCTCGGGAGGGTGGCCATCTGCGCCCGCGACTCCACCTGGAACACCCCGACCGAGTCGGCCCGCTGCAACATGTCGTAGACGGCCTCCTCGGACAGGTCCAGTTGCGCCAGATCCACTTCGATCCCTTTGTGCTCGGCTACCAGATCGATCATGTAGTGCAGGGCCGAGAGCATGCCGAGTCCCAGCATGTCGAATTTCACCAGACCCACCGCCGCGCAGTCGTCCTTGTCCCATTGCAGGACGCTGCGGTTCTCCATGCGCGCCCACTCCACCGGGCACACGTCGGCGATGGGCCGATCGCAGATCACCATGCCGCCGGAGTGAATGCCGAGATGCCGTGGATATCCCTCGATCTGGGCTGCCAGTTCGAGCACGGCAGGGGGTATGTCGGTGCCCTTCCCCTTTCCGACACCTCCCCAGCGATCGACCTGTTTGCTCCACGCATCCTGTTGGCCCTGCGAGAAGCCCAGGGCCCGTGCCATGTCCCGCACCGAGGACTTCCCCCGGTACGTGATGACGTTGGCCACCTGCGCCGCGTACTGCCGCCCGTACTTCGCGTAGACGTGCTGGATGGCCTCTTCGCGGCGGTCCGATTCGATGTCGACATCGATGTCCGGCGGGCCGTCGCGTTCGGGTGAGAGAAAACGTTCGAACAATAATTTGTTGCGCACAGGATCGACGTTGGTGATGCCGATGGCGTAGCAGACCGCCGAGTTGGCCGCCGAACCCCTTCCCTGGCAGAGGATGTCGTTGTTCTTGCAGAACGACACGATGTCGTGGACCACCAGGAAGTAGCCAGGGAAGTTCAACGTCGTGATGGTGTCGAGCTCGTGCTCGATCTGCCGGTACGCCTGCGGGTGGTCCTCCGGTGCACCGTAACGGCGGCGCGCCCCTTCCATCGTGAGCTGACGCAACCAACTGGCCTCGGTGTGGCCGTCGGGCACGGCGAAGGGTGGTAGCTGCGGTGCGATGAGCCGGAGGTCGAAGGCGCATTCCAGCCCGAGTTTCGCCGCACCGCTGACCGCTTCCGGGTACGCGGCGAAGAGGTGGGCCATCTCCTCGCCGGAACGCAGGTGGGATCCGCCCGTCGGAGGTAGCTGCCCGGCCGCGTCGTCGAGGCTGCGGCGACCCCGGACCGCGGCCATCGCCATCGCCAGCCGCCGGCGCGGGGGGGCCGCGAAATGTGCTGCAGTGGTGGCTATTACACCCAGGCCGTGCTGCTGCGCGAGTTCGGCGAGGCAGTCGTTGCGTTCACCGTCCTCCGGAATGCCGTGGTGTGTGAGTTCCACCGTGACCCGCTCGGCCCCGAACCGGTCGATCAGCTCGCGCAACCGGCGGGCAGCTGCGTCCGGACCGCCGTGGGCCAAGGCCTGACGCACGTGCCCCTTGCGGCAACCGGTCAGGATCTGCCAATGACCTCCCGCCGCATCGGCGAGCCGGTCCATGTCGTAGAGAACTTTGCCTTTCTCTCCTCCCGCCAGGTGCGCTGCGGCGATCTCACGAGACAGACGGCGATACCCCTCCTGTCCTCGTGCGAGCACCAGCAGATGGGCGTCGCCCACAGTGAGCTCGGAACCGAACACCGTGCGCATGTTCCATTCCTTCGCCGCCTCCGCGAACCGGACCACACCGTAGAACCCGTCGTGATCGGTGAGCGCGATGGCCTCGAGACCCAGTCGGACCGCCTCTTCCACCAATTCCTCCGGCGGGGACGCACCGTCGAGGAAGCTGAACGCCGAATGCGCGTGCAGTTCGGCGTAGGGGACGGTGGAGCCGGCACGTATCTGCTCGCCTGCCCGATACTCTCCCCGCTTGCGTGACCACGCCGGACTGTCGCTGCCGTCGCCCGGATACAGCGACTGCGGGTCGACGCGTCCGGGCCTGCCCGACAGGACCCGCTCCATCTCCGACCACGACGGCGGACCGTTGCCCCAACCCACTACTACACACCTCTTCATGCCGCACACGTGCCGTGCCGAAACCATGGAAGATGCCACTGGGGAAGACGCATCATTCGAACGCGAGTTCGAACACTCTCAGTGTGCCATCACACTCGCGGGCAGGTCAACGCGGGCCACCGGAGTCAGGTCACGAGCGCGGCGAGACCACTCAGACGGTCCTCGGCCGGCCTCCGCGGGCAGCTCACACACTTGGCCGAACCGGGCGTCTCGTAGATCAGGCAACACGACGCCCGCTGCGTGAACCGGCGGGTCACCGCACCGGCGTGCACGTCGACGAACCGCGGCCGGGGCAGAATCACCCCGTCGGCACGCATGGCGTCGACGAGCTGCCGGGCGAACATGCTCCCTCTCATACGATCACCGATGCCGTCGCCGGCGTCGAGCGCGCGGTTGGCGATCGAATCGGTGGTGATCGCCCACAACGCTGCCCGCCGCACTCCGGACGCCTCGGCCAGTGCGTCGATGAGAACGGTCAACGTCCCCGCGAGTTCCGACGCCAGATCCGCCACCGGGAGCACCGACGATGCCGTCAGACCACCGAGGTATCCATCGGCGGTCAGGAACGCCCGGGCGCCCTCCAATCGTGGGCAGGCAGCGACACCGGTGACGAGGGCAGTCGCGATCGGGATCCCGGTCAGGGTGGAACTGGCCGAATACCACCACAGGGTGCCGTTGACCCGGGGATTCCCACTGCCCCATCGGCTTGCGGTGTCCGCGAGCCGATGGGCCATCCACTCGGCGTCTGCCATGTCTGCTGCCGGAAACGAGCGGCCGTCGGGAAGCGCCGTCCAGGCGGCCAGCAACGGAACCCGACGGGCGGTCAGCGCGTACGTCTGCGCCAGGTGCTCATCCATCGGCCAACCCCAGAATGTCCATCGACCGCCTCGGCCCCGACCGCACAACGGCGCGGATTCCGAACACCTCGCCCAGCACCGTGTCGTCGAGGACATCGGGTGGTGGGCCGGCGGTGATCACCCGTCCATGCTGCATCACCGCCAGCGTGTCGCAGTACTGCACCGCCAACCTGAGATCGTGCATGGTCACCACGAGTGCGAGTCCGCCGGCGGCGAGATCGCGCAGCAATTCCATCAGGATGAGCTGATGACGAAGGTCGAGGTGATTCGTGGGTTCGTCGAGGAGCAGGACGCGCGGTTGCTGCGTGAGCGCCCGCGCGATCGCCACCCGTTGACGCTCACCTCCCGAGAGCGCCTGCACGTCGCGCCCCGCGAGTTCCGCCAACCCCACCTGCTGCAGGCACCTCTCGACGATCTCGCGGTCGGCGGCGCTGTCGCGCTCGAACCAACCGTGGTGGGGAATCCGGCCCAGCGACACCGACGCGCGCACCGTCACCCCCGCCGACGACTGCGGCTCCTGCGGAACCGCCCCGACCGTGCGGGCGAGTTGTCGCCGCGCCAGGTCGGCAACGTTCACCCCGCCGACGACGACGGCGCCCGCGGTGGCGGACACCGCGCGGTAGCAGCAGCGCAGCGCCGTCGTCTTGCCGGACCCGTTGGGACCTACCAGACCGAGCATCTCGCCGGGCCGGACAGCGAAGTCGACCCCGTGCAGCACGTCGCGTGAGCCGAGTTGGGCCCGGAGTCCTTGCACGCCCAGCCCGGTCATCGTTCGGCCCGCCGGTACCGGCGCTGCAGCATCCACACGAACAGCGGGGCGCCGACGAGCGCAGTGACGACGCCGACCGGCACTTCGAGGCTCGACGAGATCGACCGTGCCGCGGTGTCGGCTCCCACCATGGCGACCGCACCGAGCAGCGCGGCGACCGGTAACAATCTGGCGGCGCGAATACCGACGACGTAGCCGGCCAGGTGTGGCACGAGGAGGCCGATGAAGCCGATACCCCCGGCGACCGAGACTGCTGCGCCGGCCAGTAGTGACACGCCCAGCAGGTGGACGATCCGGAAGCGGGGAACGTTCATGCCGAGCGCGGCCGCTCCGTCGTCCCCGGTCTGCAGCACGTCGATCCGGCGGGCACTCCACAGCATGGCAGTGCCGACCGTCGCGAGCGCCGACACGGGAAAAATCATCGTCGACCAGCGCGCGTCACCGAATCCGCCTGCGAGCCAATGCATCACCGAACCGAGTTGCCGTTCGTCGGCGAGCACGAGGAGCGAGAAGGTGATCAGCGCCGAGAAGACCTGTGCCAGCGCGACACCGACGAGGATGATCGCAGTGGGTTGCGGATACCGTCCGCCGATTGCCAGCGACAGGAACAACGGCACCATCGCGCCGACGAACGCCGCCACGGGAACGGTGAAGACCCCGAGCATTCCGGCGCCGAACCCGAGCACCGTCACGATCACCACACCGAAACCGGCACCCGAGGACACGCCGAGCAGGTATGGGTCGGCCAGCGGGTTGCGGGTCACGAGCTGCGCCACCGCACCGGACAGTGCCAGCGCGGCGCCCACCGTCGCCGCGGTCAATGCCCGCGGCAGACGAGAACCGACGACGATGGATTCCCGTGCCTGCGACCACCAGACGTCGAACACACCGGGCAGCATCCGGTTCACCACGATCGCCCAGACGTCACCCACCGGTATGCGCACCGAACCGAACGACACGGCGAGCCCGATCACGAACAGCGTGGTCAGCACCAGAAGTACGATCAGCCCGGCAAATCCGAGAGGGGAACGAGCTGAGGGCGAGGATGGGCGCACCTCGGTCCGTTCGGTGAGCGCCGTCATCGCGTGGAGAAGGCGCCGGGATGGACGGCGCGCGCGATGGTCTCGACCGACCGCACGAGACGCGGGCTCTCGAAGAAGTCGTCGAGCGGTACGACGACGAAGCGGCCTGCCTTCACGGCAGGGGTCGCCGACATGATCGGGTGTGCGGTCAGGAAGTCGATCTTGTGCTGCGCACTCGTCGCGCCGTAGTCGAGGACGACGATCACCTCGGGACTGCGTTCTCCGACAATCTCCCAGGTGGCCGTCGAAAACGGTTTCTGCCCCTCGGAAAAGATGTTCGCGGCACCCGCATGGTCCGCGATGAGCTGACCGATTCCGACACCGCCGACAGTCAGCGGGACGTTCTCGCCGGAATCGTAGAAGAACACCGGGACGGCGGTACTGCCCGCAAGTGTCGCGCGCACGGACTGCAATCCGGACGTCACTCGGTCGCTGATCGCATGCGCCCTGTCCGGAACTGCGAGGATTTCGCCCAGCTGTGTGAAGTCGTCCCGCAGCAGAGCGATGTCGGGGAAGCCCTGCCCGCAGTACTCGGAGAACAGGAATGTAGGAATGCCGTGCTCGGCGAGGAACTCTCGTGAACGCCCCTCCTTCTCGTCGAATGCGCTCCGCATTCCCCCCACCACCAGGTCTGGCTCGAGGTCGAGCAACTGCTCTCGCGTCGGATACTCCTTCGACCGATGCGGGATCTTCGCGAATTCCTCGGCGAATGGGGGTAGCGGGGTGGCGTCGCCGTACCCGGTGCCGACGATACGGTCGCCGACACCCATCTCGATCAGAACCTCGGTGACGTGATCGTTCATGCTGACGATGCGCTGGGGTGGTGCATCGAAGCTCTGCGTGAGCGAACAGTTGGTGATCGTCACCGCGGCGGTAAACGACTCGGCGGAAGTAGTGCCCGGGCCAGGTTCCCCACGCGAGCAGGCGGCAGCGAGCAGCACTGCCACGGCGGCGGTGAGCAATCCGAACCTTCGGAACAACGGACGGTGCATGTAAACCTCATTGCGGCTCAGAGCCACGAATGAAAGTCGTGCAGGTCACTCCACGACCGGAGTCGCAGTGCGCCTGCGGGACTCCGCTTCGTAGACCACGACGAATGGATGTCGCACACCACACACCGGGTAATCGGGCTCGCCACCGGAAAATACTCCGATGGCCCACCGTTGCGGGTCAGCGCCGGATTCGGACCGGCTTCCCCCATGTGTGTGGCTGCACGTGCACATCCGAGTATGCATCATGGCGCGGGAGCCGGATCACACCACCGCCGCTCACCGCCGCACGCGCACTACAGTCGGCAGTCGCACAATGCCGACCACGACCCGGAGATGACGCATGACACGTTGGGCCTCGACTGTTGTTTCCCGGCGATGGTGGATTCTGGTGCTTGCCGTGGCCGCCGTACTGGTGAGCGGCGTCTGGGGTACGGGGGTGTTCGCGAAATTGGGCTCGGGCGGCTACACCGACCCGGGCAGCGAGTCCGCTGAAGTGGCGAGGATCGTCGAGGCCAACCTGGGTCCGCAGACCGCGGACATCATCGTCGTCTACACCGCGCCCGAAGGGAGAACGCTCGACGACATCGGTCCCGAGGTGACGGCCGATCTCGAACGGTTCGCCGCCGAGGTCCCCACGCACAAGATCACCTCATACTGGACCGCGGACACCACGACGAAGCAGCGGATGGTGTCGGAGGACGGCACCAAGGCGTCGGCCGCGGTCACCGTCGACCCCGAAGCCGGAATCACGGTGGCCGCCTTCGACGGCCTGCTACCCAAGCTCGAAGTCGAGGGCATCGACACCGAATTCGCGGGCAACTCGGTGGTGGGTGTGGCTTTCAACAACCGGCTCCAGCAGGATCTGGTGCTGGCGGAGGCGATTGCGCTTCCCATCACACTGGTCCTGCTGGTCTTCCTCTTCGGCGGCGTGGTCGCCGCGGCCGTACCCGTCTTCGTCGGACTGCTCTCCATCTTCAGCGCGCTGGCCACCCTTCGGGTGCTCACCCTGTTCACCGACGTCAACTCCTTCGCGATCAATGTCGCCTCTCTGCTCGGTCTCGGGTTGGCAATCGACTACGGGCTCTTCGTCGTCGGACGTTTCCGTGAAGAACTGGAGTCGGGCGCCGACACTGCCGAGGCCACCCGGCGCACCGTGCTCACGGCCGGCCGCACCGTTCTGTTCTCCGGACTGCTGCTGGTGTGCGCCTTCTCGGGCATGCTCGTGTTTCCCCAGGACGTCATCGCATCGCTGGGATTCGGTGCCATGGCCGCGGTCGCGAGTGCGGCGCTGCTGTCCCTGACCGCCGTCCCCGCTCTCCTCGCGATCCTCGGCCCACGCATCAACGCAGGGAGCTGGCGCAAGGACGCAGCCCAGCGCAGCGAAGCGAGGGCCCGCACGTTCTGGGGGTCCGTCGTCACGTGGGTGATGCGCAGGCCGGCCGCGATCGCAGTCGGAATCGTCGCCGGACTTCTCGTTCTGGCAGCTCCCCTACTCAGCGCCTCCCTCGGAGAGGTCACGTACACCGCGCTCCCCGAGGACGACCCTGCCCGCATCGCCACCGACACACTTACCCAGGAGTTCCCGACGACGGGCAACGGAGCCACCCTGATTCTGCGGGGCACGGACGGCAGCGGACCGACTGCCGCGGACGGTGCCGCCGTCGCCGAACAGGCCGGACAGGTCGAGGGCATCGGTGCGGCCACTGTGGTGGCGTCGAACGGTGAACTGGTCGCCGTCCAGGCGGTATACGCGGAGGGCGTCGACAGCGACGACCAGAGTGGTGCGGTCGCGGCTCTGCGAGACATCGCAGTACCGGAAGGGACCGAACTCCTCGTCGGTGGTGGACAGGCCACTGTCGACGACAGCAACGCGGCGATCGTCCGCTGGCTGCCCGCGATGGTGGCGATCATGGTGCTGTCGACGCTGGTGCTGCTGTTCCTGGCGTTCGGCTCGGTGGTCCTGCCGCTCAAGGCGGTGGCCATGGCGGGACTGAGCCTGGCCGCCACCTTCGGTGTCCTGACCTGGATCTTCCAGCTCGGCCACGGCGCGAGCCTGCTCGGGGTCAGTCCGGCACCGCTCGAGGCGACGTTCGTCGTCCTGATCCTCGCGGTCGTGTTCGGCTTGTCCACCGACTACGAGGTGTTCCTGATGTCACGGATGGTGGAGGCGCACGCGGCGGGGGCGACCACGGAGGAAGCGGTGCGGTTCGGAACGGAGCGCACGGGGCGGATCGTGACCGCGGCCGCTCTGCTGCTCGTCGTGGTCACCGGAGCATTTACCGTGTCCGGCCTGTCGATCATGCGGTTCCTCGGAGTGGGCATGATCGTGGCACTGCTCGTGGACGCCACCGTGGTGCGCATGTTGCTCGTGCCGTCGCTGGTGAAGCTGATGGGTCCGGCCAACTGGTGGGCTCCGGCGTGGATGACGAAGGTCCATTCCAAGGTCGGAATCCGTCACTAGTGCATCATCTTACTTCGGAGTAAGTTCGGGGAATGGCCACCTACCTCGTCACGGGCGGAACCGGATTTCTGGGTCGACACGTCCTGCCTCTGATCCTCGACCGCGATGACACAGCAGAGATACACGTCCTCGTCCGCCCCTCCTCGCTCACCACACTCGACGCCCTCACCGAAAGCATGCCCGGCGGCGATCGTGTGCATCCTCTGATCGGGGACCTGACCGAGCCCGGCCTCGGCCTCGCCGCGGTGCCGGCGGCCCAGCACGTTCTGCACCTCGGCGCGATCTACGACCTCACCGTCGGCGACGAGCAGGCGTCGACCAATGTCGACGGCACGCGCGCGGTGGCCACCCTCGCGACAGAGCTGGGCGCAACCCTCCATCACGTGTCGTCGATTGCGGTCGCGGGCGATTACGCGGGCACCTTCGCCGAGTCGGATTTCGATCGGGGACAGAGTTTTCCGACGCCCTACCACCGCACGAAGTTCGAGGCGGAGAAGATCGTTCGCGACAGCGAGGGACTGCGCTG comes from Rhodococcus oxybenzonivorans and encodes:
- a CDS encoding error-prone DNA polymerase; this translates as MGWGNGPPSWSEMERVLSGRPGRVDPQSLYPGDGSDSPAWSRKRGEYRAGEQIRAGSTVPYAELHAHSAFSFLDGASPPEELVEEAVRLGLEAIALTDHDGFYGVVRFAEAAKEWNMRTVFGSELTVGDAHLLVLARGQEGYRRLSREIAAAHLAGGEKGKVLYDMDRLADAAGGHWQILTGCRKGHVRQALAHGGPDAAARRLRELIDRFGAERVTVELTHHGIPEDGERNDCLAELAQQHGLGVIATTAAHFAAPPRRRLAMAMAAVRGRRSLDDAAGQLPPTGGSHLRSGEEMAHLFAAYPEAVSGAAKLGLECAFDLRLIAPQLPPFAVPDGHTEASWLRQLTMEGARRRYGAPEDHPQAYRQIEHELDTITTLNFPGYFLVVHDIVSFCKNNDILCQGRGSAANSAVCYAIGITNVDPVRNKLLFERFLSPERDGPPDIDVDIESDRREEAIQHVYAKYGRQYAAQVANVITYRGKSSVRDMARALGFSQGQQDAWSKQVDRWGGVGKGKGTDIPPAVLELAAQIEGYPRHLGIHSGGMVICDRPIADVCPVEWARMENRSVLQWDKDDCAAVGLVKFDMLGLGMLSALHYMIDLVAEHKGIEVDLAQLDLSEEAVYDMLQRADSVGVFQVESRAQMATLPRLKPRNFYDLVVEVALIRPGPIQGGSVHPYIRRRNKLEPVTYDHPSLEKALERTLGVPLFQEQLMQVAVDVAGFTPAEADQLRRAMGSKRSAEKMEQLKDRLYQGMRDVHGIGNDVADRIYEKLYAFANFGFPESHSQSFAALVFYSSWFKLHHPAAFCAGLLRAQPMGFYSPQSLVADARRHGVRVHGADINASLAHATVEAGGLEVRLGLGEVRHIGTALAERMVEARNDGGPFTSFLDLTGRVELNTAQAESLATAGALDSFGITRREALWAAGAAAGERRDRLPGIGASTRAPTLPGMSDLELAAADVWATGVSPDTYPTQFLRPQLDALGVIPAARLLQIPDGDRVLVGGAVTHRQRPATAAGVTFINLEDETGMVNVVCSVGLWAKYRKLANTAPALLVRGKVQNAEGAVTVVADRLQLMDLRMKAKSRDFR
- a CDS encoding (2Fe-2S)-binding protein, whose protein sequence is MDEHLAQTYALTARRVPLLAAWTALPDGRSFPAADMADAEWMAHRLADTASRWGSGNPRVNGTLWWYSASSTLTGIPIATALVTGVAACPRLEGARAFLTADGYLGGLTASSVLPVADLASELAGTLTVLIDALAEASGVRRAALWAITTDSIANRALDAGDGIGDRMRGSMFARQLVDAMRADGVILPRPRFVDVHAGAVTRRFTQRASCCLIYETPGSAKCVSCPRRPAEDRLSGLAALVT
- a CDS encoding rhodanese-like domain-containing protein; its protein translation is MIEVELSALDEALASGAPVIDVREADEYAQVRVPGVTLIPLSEFVSRVGEIPDADVVYVICAVGGRSLQAAEYLNGRGINAVSVAGGTSAWLQSGRPVETG
- a CDS encoding ABC transporter ATP-binding protein; translated protein: MTGLGVQGLRAQLGSRDVLHGVDFAVRPGEMLGLVGPNGSGKTTALRCCYRAVSATAGAVVVGGVNVADLARRQLARTVGAVPQEPQSSAGVTVRASVSLGRIPHHGWFERDSAADREIVERCLQQVGLAELAGRDVQALSGGERQRVAIARALTQQPRVLLLDEPTNHLDLRHQLILMELLRDLAAGGLALVVTMHDLRLAVQYCDTLAVMQHGRVITAGPPPDVLDDTVLGEVFGIRAVVRSGPRRSMDILGLADG
- a CDS encoding DUF4349 domain-containing protein, translating into MKRYVLSAIVLMSLVLAGCGGSDSDSSQPAPAPVPGDSRSLEAGGALQAPAKDQAPTERQEIITGQVSITADDPVAVGRQIVDKVDAVGGRVDQLTEQPGSEDQDASSSLTIRVPADDLTRTLDDLRELGKVTSVSVTKSDVTMQSQDLDARIGALTASVTRLQGLIASAANTADLIEAERALSERQGELDSLTAQKRLLSDQIALATLTIDVTTTDTERPSSGPDNFWEGLVAGWHALLSAIKGGAVVVGALIPWFGFVAVIALVVYGAYRLRRMYNTPRRPTTGTAPQKEEANTE
- a CDS encoding FecCD family ABC transporter permease, whose product is MTALTERTEVRPSSPSARSPLGFAGLIVLLVLTTLFVIGLAVSFGSVRIPVGDVWAIVVNRMLPGVFDVWWSQARESIVVGSRLPRALTAATVGAALALSGAVAQLVTRNPLADPYLLGVSSGAGFGVVIVTVLGFGAGMLGVFTVPVAAFVGAMVPLFLSLAIGGRYPQPTAIILVGVALAQVFSALITFSLLVLADERQLGSVMHWLAGGFGDARWSTMIFPVSALATVGTAMLWSARRIDVLQTGDDGAAALGMNVPRFRIVHLLGVSLLAGAAVSVAGGIGFIGLLVPHLAGYVVGIRAARLLPVAALLGAVAMVGADTAARSISSSLEVPVGVVTALVGAPLFVWMLQRRYRRAER
- a CDS encoding LysR family transcriptional regulator, giving the protein MPLSPRVPELNALDVLLSVERLGSMGAAGREHGLSQQAVSARVRTAERLFGIKVFSRGASGVRPTAEGALILEWASHILATAEELASGVAALRGERQAGLTVAASMTIAEYLVPGWTVAMRRKFPNVVTSVRLLNSSEVTARVLSGEADLGFVEGPDIPPGLQSREIGRDHLVVVVPPDHHWVRRSPIPVSELATTPMIQRESGSGTRTTLENAVPHCVPPLLELTSCTAVKAAVIAGNAPAVLSSLAVAADLTDGRLASVQVEGLTLPRRLSAVWDPVRGVRGAARDFLDIAVGATAGAGLTAQPL